From Sporosarcina sp. Te-1, the proteins below share one genomic window:
- a CDS encoding DUF4179 domain-containing protein, whose protein sequence is MYEKEEADLKKMKDHLNRLPLPLDEGDQAIQAGWERAKRETFHKRKKRRRISWSMITAVLLFLTFVTSIRVSPAFASAVASIPGMEKFVHLIQNDKGLHAVFQHEYDQKVDVSQTVDGLTMTIKGVILDESGMDIFYTIESKKELQSFEIKSVDLKNDQGIPPGGFSYGHPNIDEVKQYAERINYQFSEPVIFSNLSFILDVETAYRGETISFSLPFKLQENVKEGKIIQVNQEGEIESQKFTIEEIVIYPLRTAVTVSFNKENSMRLLHFEDMRLVDEKGEVWGSITNGVSASKSENHTTYYLQSNYFQQPDKLYLQINKLQALDKTESALVINTDDAEVIDIPKNGNLEVVKMTRNHVEILLKGQNILEHRHDLVAEITDENGKNVVISSSSISSEGNDAKRYGITFETDDYQNPLYLEFSSYPNYIEGNVKIEIKE, encoded by the coding sequence GTGTATGAAAAAGAAGAGGCGGATCTCAAAAAGATGAAGGATCACTTGAACCGACTCCCACTTCCCTTAGATGAGGGGGATCAAGCAATTCAAGCAGGATGGGAACGGGCTAAGCGAGAAACATTTCATAAGAGGAAGAAACGAAGACGAATCTCGTGGTCAATGATTACGGCAGTGCTTCTATTTCTGACATTCGTCACCTCTATCCGCGTATCACCGGCATTCGCAAGTGCTGTCGCTTCTATCCCAGGCATGGAGAAATTCGTTCATTTGATTCAAAATGACAAAGGCTTACATGCCGTTTTTCAACATGAATATGATCAAAAGGTGGATGTTTCTCAAACAGTGGATGGTCTGACAATGACAATTAAAGGGGTCATTTTGGATGAATCAGGAATGGATATTTTCTATACGATCGAGTCAAAAAAAGAGTTACAATCCTTTGAAATAAAATCCGTTGATTTGAAGAATGATCAGGGTATTCCACCAGGAGGATTTTCATACGGTCATCCAAACATTGATGAAGTGAAGCAATACGCAGAACGGATTAATTATCAATTTTCAGAGCCTGTAATTTTCTCAAATCTTTCCTTCATATTAGATGTGGAGACTGCTTACCGAGGAGAAACTATTTCTTTCTCTTTGCCGTTCAAATTGCAGGAGAATGTTAAAGAGGGGAAGATCATTCAGGTGAATCAGGAGGGTGAGATTGAGTCGCAAAAGTTCACGATTGAGGAAATTGTGATTTATCCATTGCGTACGGCTGTTACTGTTTCGTTTAACAAAGAAAACTCGATGAGGCTATTACATTTCGAAGATATGCGGTTAGTGGATGAAAAAGGTGAAGTATGGGGATCTATTACGAACGGGGTTTCCGCCTCGAAATCAGAGAATCACACCACCTATTATTTGCAAAGCAATTACTTTCAGCAGCCCGACAAGCTTTATTTGCAAATTAATAAGCTGCAGGCTCTCGATAAAACAGAGTCAGCCCTCGTTATAAATACGGACGATGCTGAGGTAATTGATATACCGAAAAACGGCAATCTAGAAGTGGTAAAAATGACGAGGAATCATGTTGAAATACTACTAAAAGGTCAAAATATTTTAGAACACCGCCATGATTTAGTCGCGGAGATAACAGACGAGAATGGGAAAAATGTGGTGATATCATCCAGTTCGATTTCCAGTGAAGGGAATGATGCCAAGCGATACGGCATCACATTTGAAACGGATGACTATCAAAATCCGCTGTATCTGGAGTTTTCATCCTATCCGAACTACATTGAAGGAAATGTGAAGATTGAGATAAAGGAATAG
- a CDS encoding sigma-70 family RNA polymerase sigma factor: protein MNEKEIAEKAIAGDDDSFLAIMHIHKEPLLRTAMAFLKNEHDALEALQEVTYRAFKKFQTVREPAYLKTWLIRIMMNYCQDQLKQRERFVASDDQLETIGIEDPSCLEMEEALATLSKEEQQLIYLKYFQDVKIKEIAVLSNIPEGTVKSRLHKILRSLRNHFLGKGGMDRV, encoded by the coding sequence ATGAATGAGAAAGAGATAGCCGAAAAAGCGATTGCAGGGGATGATGATTCCTTTCTGGCAATCATGCACATTCATAAGGAACCGCTCCTTCGTACGGCTATGGCTTTTTTGAAAAATGAGCACGATGCATTGGAAGCGCTTCAGGAAGTGACCTACCGTGCGTTTAAAAAGTTTCAAACTGTACGGGAGCCCGCATATCTCAAGACGTGGTTGATCCGCATCATGATGAACTACTGCCAAGATCAATTGAAACAAAGAGAACGCTTTGTGGCCTCTGATGATCAATTGGAGACAATAGGAATAGAAGATCCATCCTGTTTGGAAATGGAAGAAGCGCTTGCCACATTGTCGAAAGAAGAACAGCAATTGATTTATTTGAAATATTTTCAAGACGTAAAAATCAAAGAAATTGCCGTACTATCCAATATACCGGAAGGCACAGTTAAATCAAGACTGCATAAAATATTGCGGTCGCTGCGAAATCACTTTTTAGGTAAAGGAGGGATGGATCGTGTATGA
- a CDS encoding DUF3885 domain-containing protein: MVDQLMREHFNGLTLRPPLFYSWYNGIRFEISMPWANRDDCANSKQIEERVVALFSRIFQEEDDLLLITDIHCERKDYTLRKKPTKVYQKYVKEKNVRRKLRHTVMTSVFADQLEEENVEDQVTHRFTLACKKRDIRCPQLLSAITYEDFAHPTQILKGRSKLGIDIYFINLTTKMIFHLYDDRGCDVIAANLEELRPLYNSFNGWILDYDRERIEELMSGVGVKRK, translated from the coding sequence ATGGTAGATCAATTGATGAGAGAGCACTTTAACGGCCTTACTCTGAGACCGCCTTTATTTTATTCCTGGTACAATGGCATCCGCTTTGAGATCTCGATGCCTTGGGCTAACCGAGATGATTGTGCAAATAGCAAACAAATTGAAGAAAGAGTGGTCGCTCTATTTTCCCGGATTTTTCAAGAGGAAGATGATCTTCTGCTCATCACCGATATTCATTGCGAAAGGAAGGATTACACGCTACGAAAAAAACCAACGAAGGTGTACCAAAAGTATGTAAAAGAGAAGAATGTGAGGAGAAAGCTGCGGCATACGGTAATGACCAGTGTCTTTGCCGACCAACTAGAGGAGGAAAACGTAGAGGATCAGGTCACTCATCGTTTCACGCTTGCCTGTAAAAAAAGGGACATTCGATGCCCTCAATTACTATCCGCCATAACATACGAAGATTTTGCCCATCCTACACAAATTTTGAAAGGGCGCTCCAAATTAGGAATTGATATTTACTTCATTAATTTGACGACAAAAATGATTTTCCACTTATACGATGACCGGGGCTGTGACGTAATTGCTGCAAACTTGGAAGAGCTGCGCCCTTTATATAATAGTTTTAACGGTTGGATTCTTGATTATGATCGGGAACGGATTGAGGAATTAATGAGTGGGGTGGGCGTAAAAAGAAAATAG
- a CDS encoding DUF402 domain-containing protein: MQTLTVPTDKTIIERKVCFDSTTVDHICKPLKVEQDKIMLFHEIEKSFTMKADQVELTIPKGSYTIASYWVDKPYNFYYWIDKEGKYLGSYFNIVRNTLVTDEVVSFEDLIIDILVLPNGDCFILDEEELPEPLDQFEQGFVKTVLVSLVDTVDTLIENVKNEIEALLKEHRKKVNGR; encoded by the coding sequence ATGCAAACGTTAACGGTACCAACTGATAAGACTATCATCGAAAGAAAGGTCTGCTTCGATTCAACCACTGTAGATCATATATGTAAGCCGCTTAAGGTGGAACAGGATAAAATCATGCTTTTTCATGAAATTGAAAAGTCCTTTACTATGAAGGCAGATCAAGTTGAACTAACAATTCCTAAAGGCAGTTACACGATTGCCTCCTATTGGGTTGATAAACCGTATAATTTTTATTACTGGATAGATAAAGAGGGAAAATATTTGGGTTCCTATTTTAATATTGTCCGAAATACGCTTGTAACAGACGAGGTCGTGTCCTTTGAAGATTTGATTATTGATATTTTGGTACTCCCGAACGGGGATTGCTTTATTTTAGATGAAGAAGAACTCCCAGAACCATTAGATCAATTTGAACAAGGCTTTGTGAAGACTGTATTAGTTTCTTTAGTAGATACGGTTGATACGTTAATAGAAAATGTAAAAAACGAGATAGAAGCACTGTTAAAAGAACATAGAAAGAAAGTGAATGGTAGATGA
- a CDS encoding GNAT family N-acetyltransferase: protein MKNVISELKKSEFHKCLTILNEQGQVEAKAIIAGTNPGRVFVDNPQAPTSGLIWLGNHDGFIFIGDENNKQFNNELNAFIDSVIVPDAEKVGLKWFEGVGNHSKWDNTIKRLFTHRKVKVGSWLQRVYGLPKENYNQASEPTLEQGYTIHKITKTLYENQNDSIKNIDFLHDTIVWSWSSADHFLSEGIGYCIVYDDEIVSICSSSFVFENIQCIGIETLQAHQGKKLAQIAAHRFIKDCFENNRVPYWDCMDGNKPSIAVAERLGFCRSFNYMGYEFSF from the coding sequence TCATAAATGCCTAACAATACTAAATGAGCAAGGACAGGTAGAGGCGAAAGCAATCATTGCCGGAACGAATCCTGGGCGGGTTTTTGTAGATAATCCTCAAGCACCAACTTCAGGTTTAATTTGGTTAGGAAATCACGATGGTTTCATTTTTATTGGAGATGAAAATAATAAGCAGTTCAACAATGAACTGAATGCATTTATCGATTCAGTTATTGTACCAGACGCAGAAAAAGTAGGACTAAAATGGTTTGAAGGGGTCGGCAATCATTCGAAATGGGATAACACGATAAAAAGATTATTTACACATCGTAAAGTTAAAGTAGGAAGTTGGCTTCAGCGAGTGTATGGGCTGCCAAAGGAAAATTATAACCAAGCAAGCGAGCCAACACTGGAACAAGGATATACGATTCATAAAATAACTAAGACTCTCTATGAAAACCAAAATGACTCAATTAAGAACATTGATTTTTTACACGACACGATCGTTTGGTCTTGGTCATCAGCCGACCATTTTTTAAGTGAGGGAATTGGTTATTGCATTGTATATGATGATGAAATTGTTAGTATCTGTTCCTCAAGTTTTGTTTTTGAAAATATACAGTGCATCGGTATTGAAACGTTACAGGCCCATCAAGGGAAAAAATTAGCTCAAATAGCAGCCCACCGTTTTATAAAAGATTGTTTTGAGAATAACAGGGTTCCATATTGGGACTGCATGGATGGTAATAAACCATCTATCGCAGTGGCGGAACGTCTGGGGTTTTGTCGATCATTTAATTATATGGGGTATGAATTTTCGTTTTAA